TCTAAACCATCCTCCAGCTGATTTCTGGAGCCAAGCTGCACTTTAGCAGCTCATTACTAGGTTAATATCAACATCGTAGAGATGACTACTTGGAAGAAATTTTAGGTCTGCTTCTGTTGTCCTCATTTTCCTTAATTACACAGCCCCAAGAGGGTGCCCGAACAGGTATTTTGTTTCTTGGAAAACAATACCCTGTGCTGACTGCACAGGGGACAAAGCTCCCTCAAGTGGGACAGTGAGAGTTGGAGTCCTGGGCAAGCTTTCCCTACAGTTTAGATCCACTGTTCCAAGCTAGTCAGCCCCTACCATTGGGGAAAGGTGCCACAGTATATTAGTGTGACCAGCATGGCTTTCCTCTGCTTGCAGCAGCCACAAGCGCTTCCCCAGCACAGGAAGCTGTACTGAGGCAGGAGTAAGCAGCTCCTTGCAGAACAGCCCCATCCGAGGCCTCCCACACTGGAATTCCCAGTCTAGCATGCCATCCACCCCAGACCTGCGTGTCCGGAGTCCCCACTACGTTCATTCCACAAGGTAAGTTTGCTGGGCCTTCAGACTACCTGCCTTTCTGGACCAGACCTTGATACAGTGAGACATTGCAGCCCAAATAACAGGTGAGCCAGAGTTAGGCTCGATTCTACCTATTTTACCCTGGACACTCAATAGAGTCTACTGTCCATGTCTGGGGACTTGTGAAGCCAGAGAATCACAGTCTCCTGGAGAGAGCTAACACGGATCCTAGCAAGACTGGAGGCAGAAAATCTAGTCCAGTTAATGTAGGAATTCACCAAATTTACACACCCTAGGTTAATCTTTGCTCCCCATTCCTAACAGACCTTTCTAATGAAGCTTGCATCTATTCTGGACTCATTTTAATGCCTCaaggtatttatttataatgaaaggaaatgaacagaAAACAGACTTCACTGAATCACGTTCTTTTTCTAAGTAGTTCTACTTGTTCCCAGCGAGGGGTTGTTTTACCTACAATCAGCATTTTAAAGGGGTTAACACGATACTTAGGGAACCAAAGAATTACTATGTTCTAAGAAGCAAAAGCCCTGTTCCTTTTACAAAGCCCTATTTTGGTCAACACTGTTTAGAGGAAACCTTGTGTGTGAATCCTAGAAGTGCTTCCACTTCCCTGGCTCCTCTTCTAAGGGACTCTTAGCTCCCTTCCTCACCTGGGACCTAGGGAAGTACCTGGGTTTCCAGGGCAACCCCTTGGCTAGAAGCCCTGAACCCCCTAGGCCTTTTACACTCCAGCCCTGTGGCTTTCATGGGACCCTCTGATTCAGAACCCCAAGATTAACCCTGCGTTTCCCCACAGGTCAGTAGACATCAGTCCCACGAGACTGCACAGCCTTGCACTGCACTTTAGGCATCGGAGCTCCAGCTTGGAGTCCCAGGGCAAGCTCCTGGGCTCAGAGAATGACACCGGTAGCCCGGACTTCTACACTCCGAGGACTCGTAGCAGCAATGGCTCGGACCCCATGGATGACTGCTCGTCGTGCACCAGCCACTCGAGCTCAGAACACTACTACCCGGCACAGATGAACGCCAACTACTCAACGCTGGCTGAGGACTCGCCGTCCAAGGCGCGCCAGCGGCAGCGGCAGAGGCAGCGGGCAGCAGGCGCACTGGGCTCAGCGAGCTCCGGCAGCATGCCCAACCTGGCAGCACGCAGCGGGGCTGCAGGCGCGGGTGGTGGTGGCGTGTACCTGCACAGCCAGAGCCAGCCGAGCTCGCAGTACCGCATCAAGGAGTACCCACTGTATATTGAGGGCAGCGCCACACCCGTTGTGGTGCGCAGCCTGGAGAGTGACCAGGAGGGCCACTACAGCGTCAAGGCACAGTTCAAGACCTCCAATTCCTACACCGCTGGCGGCCTGTTCAAAGAGAGCTGGCGTGGGGGTGGTGACGAGGGCGATGCAGGCCGCCTTACACCTTCGCGCTCCCAGATCCTGCGGACTCCTTCGTTGGGGCGTGATGGCACCCATGACAAAGGCTCTGGCCGTGCTGCAGTATCAGATGAGCTGCGCCAGTGGTACCAGCGCTCCACAGCCTCGCACAAGGAGCACAGCCGCCTCTCGCACACCAGCTCCACTTCCTCGGACAGCGGCTCTCAGTACAGCACCTCTTCCCAGAGCACCTTCGTGGCGCACAGCAGGGTCACCCGGATGCCCCAGATGTGCAAGGCCACGTCAGGTGAGCAGAGTGGTGGGACTGCGGTTGACTTGGGTAGCCTGTAGGTTGCCTAGATTTTGCAGCTAAGAAAGGGACTCATTTATTCTGGAGCCCCTGCAGTGCAATGTGGGAAGCCCGTGGCTCTTATCCCAACACTAGTGTTGTTTAATTAAGGTAAGGGTACAGAAGCGATCTTACCATTAACTCTTCTAGTTAAGGAGACAAAGCCATGTGATGTTTATCCTGCCAAGGGTGCACCTTTTTCCTGGTGAAGAAAAATTCTAGTAGGTTAGAGACCCAAGTAATAACCTTGCCAAGAAAGGTTGGTCCTGGATCTTGAGACCCCAGGGAAAAAAGTGTTTGCTCTCTAAACCTGACAGTTGTCCTATATAGTTAGCTTGGCTGCTCCTGGCTTTCTATTCCAATGATGTTATGATACCATCACAAAGTCATTTTTCACAGAAACCACAAAGGTGCTTTCAGTATCCTTGATACTGTGTCccactgaggattgaacccaaagCACTGCGCAGTGCCAAATCAAGCAAAAGAAGGAAGAACCGTCCCTTCCCCTAAGACATTTCTGTATGAAATAACAATGCTAGTAACCAACATTAGCTGAGCACTTACTTGCTACATCGGTAATGCTCTGTACACTCACTCATACCACTTAGACACTAGTGGTGAACACAAATACTGCAACCCTTGACTCTAGTCGGCAGAAAATGAGGGGAGTTATGAGACAAACAGTAAGCAATACAAGCATAAAACCAAGAATTGGGGATGAATGTCACCCGAAAGGAGAAGTAGCGCATTCTGCCTCCATACCCCCACTGCCCTTTTCATTAGGGCACACATGACAAATCTACACAGTCCTGGGTGCACCATGGACTGCAAGGTCCTATACTTTTTCCCCTCTGCCCTGCTTATTGAGCTGTAAAACAAGCCACTGGCTTCCCAGCAAGATTCTGAAAATGGCTATATTATGTGTGCCATCTGAAAGTCATGATCACTTCTGGTCCTCTTAGATCCAGTGGTTAAGTACCAATGGCCAAAGGATAGGAATGTTTCACACTCTCAAAATTGCTGTGTTTGTGGGGACATGCTTTACTAAATGATAGCAGGCAGGTAGTACTAAGATTTTAGTAAACAGTATCTGAGGTTGACAGAAGAAAAGGATTCCATTCTGCCCCAAATGCAAAGGACTAGTCCAGGTAGAATTTATTTGGTGCTGAGTTCTCTTAACTAGATTTCTGTGTGTTCCACCACTAGTAAATGCCTACATTTGGCTGAGGCATTACAAATGTTCATTTGAAGGGGTTATTGAAGTAGCAGCTGGTAAGTCTGAGACAACACAGGACTTTCTGGAGGCCCTTCCTCCAATAAAGCATGACCCTCACATAGGAGTCACATCTACAATGCCATGAGCAGCCCTCCATGCTCAGGTCTCCACCACAGAAACATAGGGGCTTCCCATTCTGTGCATTTGGGGGAGCCATCCTGTGTCTTGGGGCCACTGAGCTCCTGCCTACAAGGTCATGTCTGGCAATGGTTGaagctctgccactgagtttGCCATTGAGTGCCTTGGTCTTACCTGCCTTCCCTTGCTTCTCCCACCCCAACTATACAGCTGCCTTACCTCAAAGCCAGAGAAGCTCAACACCGTCAAGTGAAATTGGAGCCACCCCACCAAGCAGTCCCCACCACATCCTGACCTGGCAGACTGGGTGAGTTGTCCCTTGAAGCTGTTGACATGGTTTTTCTGGGCTCTAAATTGTATTAGCTAGGAAAAGCATCATCAGCACTGAGTTCCCAGTGATGGAAGGATGCATCAGCAAACGACTGCCAAGACAGCTCATGCTTTCTTTCAAAAGAGTCTCCCTGTATTGCTGTCACCTTCTCCCCAGCTGGCCTACTGTCTTTGATGGTGATGAATTCTATGTGGTTCTATTTAAAAGTAGGTAGTGATGTCTGGGATGTAGGAAGGCAAACAAAGAAATGGATTCAATTCCAGACAGCATTTGATTTTTCTCAGGCCAACTTGAAATGCCAAACAAAACTGTCAAGGGTGGGAGAGAGTACCCTGAGCCAGATACTGCACATGCTTCTCAGTGTGGTCACTGTCTAAATACCGGGATGcatcctgaaaaaaaaagggggggggctccTGTCTAGGCTAAGCAATTGTTCTTCACCAGCAAAGCAAGACTGCTATACCTTGAGACCTTTGAGTAGAGGCTGCACACAGGGACAGAAGATTCAGCCTATGACACCGGAAGTCGGCTCATTTGTAGCTTTAAGAGTGGAATTAGGGCAGAAGAAGCTGTGGCCAGTTAGGATGCTCTGATCCATCAAAGGTCAAGCAGACACAAGCATCCTGCTTTGTTCTTATCACAGGCTGTCACTTAGTACCCCACTCCTGTCTTCCGTTGTTGCCTCTTAGATGTTACATTCTGTCAACACCTGTCGTTTACTGGAAACAGGTCCCCTATCCAGCTCAATCCTTAGCTTTTGCTTTGTTAGGCACTGGTGAGCATGTCTGGGAAAATCTGACAGCTGTGAGCTGAATTATAAGAAAACCACAGCCCCACAGTTGGTTCCACTGACTGCTCAGGCTCCCACATTGGCATCTTCACCCCTCCACATTTATCTAGAGAGAGTTAAGAGCAAGCCTTTTCTAGAACCTTCATTTTTTGGTGGAGAAGAAGAGAGCTAGCATTTACTGGGtacttacacaaacacacaggccaACAGCTTCTTCAAACATAAATGACTTTTCTGGAACTCTGTCTACTCCCTGGCAAAGGCAGTATCTAGATCTTTTGGATtcaaaaataagacagaaaataaatcacacaccTCATATTTTTCTGGTAGGTCCTAAAATGTGGACCCTAGACCATCAGTTTGGGCTTCATCTGGGATCTTCTTGGGCCTACCCAAAAGTGACTAAATCAGAAGCTCTGGGGTGGACCCACTGGGTGTATTTAAATGAGCCCTCAGGTCATTAGGATCAATGGTTGGACACCCACGGAACCACTCCATGCTGCTTCTTTATTCTTATCAAATTAAAAAACATACAGTCTACAACTATAGCTGTAGTCTCATGTCCTCAGTGTGGCTTTTGCCAGTAGCTACCTCTCTGTTtttatacaaatacaaaatacaaaacgCTGACAACACTTATTCATACCATCCTGTCTACAACTATAACCTCTGAATCCAGACAGCTTCTTGGCTTGGGGTCTAAGAGTCTCCcaggaaattcaaacaagaatGACACATCTGTATAATTCTAG
The DNA window shown above is from Cricetulus griseus strain 17A/GY chromosome 3, alternate assembly CriGri-PICRH-1.0, whole genome shotgun sequence and carries:
- the Frmd4a gene encoding FERM domain-containing protein 4A isoform X2; its protein translation is MAISQHQFYLDRKQSKSKIHAARSLSEIAIDLTETGTLKTSKLANMGSKGKIISGSSGSLLSSGSQESDSSQSAKKDMLAALKSRQEALEETLRQRLEELKRLCLREAELTGKLPVEYPLDPGEEPPIVRRRIGTAFKLDEQKILPKGEEAELERLEREFAIQSQITEAARRLASDPNVSKKLKKQRKTSYLNALKKLQEIENAINENRIKSGKKPTQRASLVIDDGNIASEDSSLSDALVLEDEDSQVTSTISPLQSPHKGLPPRPPSSHNRPPPPQSLEGLRQMHYHRTDYDKSPLKPKMWSESSLDEPYEKVKKRSSHSHSSSHKRFPSTGSCTEAGVSSSLQNSPIRGLPHWNSQSSMPSTPDLRVRSPHYVHSTRSVDISPTRLHSLALHFRHRSSSLESQGKLLGSENDTGSPDFYTPRTRSSNGSDPMDDCSSCTSHSSSEHYYPAQMNANYSTLAEDSPSKARQRQRQRQRAAGALGSASSGSMPNLAARSGAAGAGGGGVYLHSQSQPSSQYRIKEYPLYIEGSATPVVVRSLESDQEGHYSVKAQFKTSNSYTAGGLFKESWRGGGDEGDAGRLTPSRSQILRTPSLGRDGTHDKGSGRAAVSDELRQWYQRSTASHKEHSRLSHTSSTSSDSGSQYSTSSQSTFVAHSRVTRMPQMCKATSAALPQSQRSSTPSSEIGATPPSSPHHILTWQTGSYSDSCFLDSSLYPELADVQWYGQEKAKPGTLV